Proteins from one Mercurialis annua linkage group LG7, ddMerAnnu1.2, whole genome shotgun sequence genomic window:
- the LOC126655192 gene encoding uncharacterized protein LOC126655192 yields the protein MSYLNRVCMAASVAVVQGHPDQGWKSSLKSLQHGKRRLMSAGDVSDLRPLSGVFGSDRNSGVPADNSGKQNDESFRRVMYLNCWGQG from the coding sequence ATGAGTTATTTGAACCGAGTTTGCATGGCGGCTAGTGTGGCGGTGGTGCAAGGCCATCCTGATCAAGGTTGGAAGTCAAGCCTTAAGTCTTTACAGCACGGCAAGAGAAGGCTTATGTCTGCCGGAGATGTGTCGGATCTGCGGCCTCTCTCCGGTGTATTCGGATCGGATCGTAATAGCGGAGTTCCTGCTGATAACAGCGGAAAACAAAACGATGAGTCTTTCCGACGAGTCATGTACCTTAATTGCTGGGGCCAGGGCTAG